From Actinomyces slackii, a single genomic window includes:
- a CDS encoding RDD family protein, whose amino-acid sequence MTTTHPPSRADRPRSAPQTGGRGAARSARPGARLLAAIIDLILGAILIGLIMAGLLLAKQTLSISATAAVVTVALLRGLMLAVTGWSPGGRLAGVRFVGARNLRPSPLGVFLHGDLTLVVMVPTLGLGGIALLRSVAKDPEGRGWHDRIAGLVAITTRGGSASQSATGPAGATGAPSHKQPSQTRSTTGRAGQAGRAGQTAAGPPAGRSASAQPPAGSPAARRPAASRPEESTVTKETQPAEASATGTRPEWRHRAAGPAAPSDRGPGRAGASPPPSGGRPHAVAPGSAMATPASAPASRAPRTPEDLGRATARPSASASSSPSSDSGALDANPVPSQAMEARHAKDQSGASQSGQAASPAAPSPTPQGPVPQRESLFAAERYSFSGSRRRNADVAHTFDTARILQSTEHSTQALIDSVPWSSVPTSLDSTTMDSLPDQIRSAMQDDSDQGATEQFTLPGDPLPLRSTSADGQPQSIRPMAMPSPTSPSPTSPSPTSPSPTPSGSGSPNLLDPNEVPRTDAASPAAPATPPSPAPRIAPRTAPIPPASVPPAASSGPSSGPSRHAAAGPTDASPASPYGPLSPAATASPAAQGSPSTASDDLATPAQPALISTPLEPSSSAGMAPPSRGTRRGAHAAPQAARPQGSDFSPRPVPEALEPKADSSAPSAPSAPSAPSSSARPAIRRPVPPTMEVPRISRRRQAKSQASAGRPTPPLPGTMPQPPRASASSPPLSVRLIPLLGGDPIVIHEPTVVGRDPDNISSYQGAERVALDDPTRSVSKTHAAIFPLLDGIWVTDLHSTNGTRVEGKDGSATHADPDVAMPAMDGSTVFFGRIGFRVEVI is encoded by the coding sequence TCATGCTGGCCGTCACCGGCTGGAGCCCCGGCGGGAGGCTGGCGGGGGTGCGCTTCGTGGGCGCCCGGAATCTGCGCCCCTCGCCCCTGGGGGTCTTCCTGCACGGCGATCTCACGCTCGTGGTCATGGTTCCCACGCTGGGCCTGGGCGGCATCGCCCTTCTGCGCTCCGTGGCCAAGGACCCCGAGGGGCGGGGATGGCATGACCGCATTGCGGGCCTGGTGGCCATCACCACCCGGGGCGGGTCGGCCTCCCAGTCCGCGACGGGCCCAGCGGGCGCGACGGGCGCGCCCTCCCACAAGCAGCCCTCCCAGACCCGCTCCACCACGGGGCGGGCCGGACAGGCCGGACGGGCCGGACAGACCGCTGCAGGCCCGCCCGCTGGGCGATCCGCCTCCGCGCAGCCCCCGGCCGGATCGCCCGCGGCCCGGCGGCCTGCCGCGAGCAGGCCCGAGGAGTCGACTGTGACCAAGGAGACACAGCCGGCGGAGGCATCCGCCACCGGGACCAGGCCGGAGTGGCGCCACCGCGCCGCCGGCCCGGCCGCTCCAAGCGACCGCGGTCCCGGCCGCGCCGGCGCGAGCCCGCCTCCCAGCGGTGGGCGGCCCCATGCGGTCGCCCCCGGATCCGCCATGGCGACGCCTGCCAGCGCGCCCGCCTCGAGGGCCCCTCGCACCCCTGAGGATCTGGGACGCGCCACGGCCCGCCCCAGCGCATCCGCCTCGAGCTCACCGTCCTCAGATTCAGGCGCGCTGGACGCAAACCCCGTACCATCGCAGGCGATGGAAGCACGACACGCCAAAGACCAGTCCGGAGCGTCCCAGTCGGGGCAGGCGGCCTCGCCCGCGGCGCCGTCGCCCACCCCGCAGGGCCCGGTTCCTCAGCGCGAGAGCCTCTTCGCCGCGGAGCGCTACAGCTTCTCCGGCTCCAGGCGGCGCAATGCCGATGTGGCCCACACCTTCGACACGGCGAGGATCCTGCAATCCACCGAGCACTCCACCCAGGCCCTCATCGACTCGGTGCCCTGGTCCTCTGTGCCGACCTCGCTGGACTCCACGACCATGGACTCCCTGCCCGACCAGATCCGCTCGGCGATGCAGGACGACAGCGATCAGGGCGCCACGGAGCAGTTCACCCTGCCCGGTGATCCGCTCCCGCTCCGCTCCACCTCGGCGGATGGCCAGCCGCAGAGCATCAGGCCCATGGCCATGCCCTCGCCGACGTCGCCCTCGCCGACGTCGCCCTCGCCGACGTCGCCCTCGCCGACGCCCAGCGGCTCCGGCAGCCCCAACCTGCTCGACCCCAACGAGGTTCCCCGCACGGATGCGGCCTCTCCGGCCGCTCCCGCCACGCCTCCGAGCCCGGCGCCCCGGATCGCTCCCAGAACCGCGCCGATCCCGCCGGCCTCCGTGCCGCCCGCCGCGTCCAGCGGTCCGTCCAGCGGTCCCTCCCGGCACGCGGCGGCCGGACCGACCGATGCCTCACCGGCCAGCCCCTACGGGCCCTTGTCGCCCGCAGCAACCGCCTCCCCCGCAGCGCAGGGCTCGCCGTCGACCGCCTCCGACGACCTGGCGACCCCCGCCCAGCCGGCGCTGATCTCCACCCCCTTGGAGCCCAGCTCCTCGGCGGGAATGGCACCGCCCAGCCGGGGCACTCGCCGTGGTGCTCACGCCGCTCCGCAGGCCGCCCGGCCCCAGGGCTCGGATTTCTCCCCGCGCCCCGTGCCGGAGGCCCTGGAGCCCAAGGCCGACTCCTCAGCACCCTCAGCGCCCTCAGCGCCCTCAGCGCCCTCGTCCTCCGCGCGCCCGGCCATCCGCCGGCCGGTTCCCCCCACCATGGAGGTGCCTCGGATCTCCCGGCGCCGCCAGGCCAAGAGTCAGGCCTCGGCAGGGCGCCCAACCCCGCCGCTGCCCGGCACCATGCCTCAGCCGCCGCGGGCGTCGGCCTCCAGCCCGCCGCTGTCCGTTCGCCTCATCCCCCTGCTGGGCGGGGACCCGATCGTCATCCACGAGCCCACCGTCGTGGGTCGGGATCCTGACAACATCTCCTCCTACCAGGGCGCTGAGCGCGTGGCGCTCGATGACCCCACGCGCTCGGTCTCCAAGACCCACGCGGCCATCTTCCCGCTGCTGGACGGCATCTGGGTGACGGATCTGCACTCGACCAACGGCACCCGCGTGGAGGGCAAGGACGGCTCGGCCACTCATGCCGATCCTGATGTCGCCATGCCGGCCATGGACGGCTCGACCGTGTTCTTCGGGCGCATCGGCTTCCGTGTCGAGGTGATCTGA
- a CDS encoding serine/threonine-protein kinase, whose product MLERHGTPPVIAGFTYLSDLGAGGYSTVYLFEQQMPRREVAVKVMNADVEDRTASRFESEANLMARVSSHPAILSIYGAGVSTDGHPFLVMEYCPPPQLGAILRQGALNVGEALSIAIQIAGAVETAHRAGIVHRDIKPANILFTTYRRPVLSDFGISAMSGPEGSEELRGMSVPWAPPEQLVGMRSANPASDVYSLGATTFAMLTGRSPFEVDGAPDVYELSRRIVKDPLPPLGRQDAPPSLHRVLSVAMDKNPESRYPTALAFARALQQVQAELDLPITTVDLFHEAEATTARPQRPEEEDEATHMGVFSRVEITSDGMAMRVDDSPGPQLPRPIGYDEESEEEAAPARESRWRLVVAIVAGLVLVALVIGAIVVAQQRESAGGNSTFQTIAPPKVSPVEAAVEPPTNLRGEVEEDGSVVFTWDAPSPEWKGSYLYREVVPGEKTDVEPTKTTTASIPARSGRTCLEVSAVRDDGKSSPSVTACIDTP is encoded by the coding sequence ATGCTCGAACGCCACGGGACGCCCCCGGTCATCGCGGGCTTCACCTATCTCAGCGACCTCGGGGCGGGGGGCTACTCGACGGTATACCTGTTCGAGCAGCAGATGCCCCGCCGCGAGGTCGCTGTCAAGGTGATGAATGCGGACGTGGAGGACAGGACGGCCAGTCGCTTCGAGTCCGAGGCCAACCTCATGGCCCGGGTCTCCTCGCACCCGGCCATCCTGTCCATCTACGGTGCCGGCGTCTCCACGGACGGGCATCCCTTCCTGGTCATGGAGTACTGCCCGCCGCCGCAGCTGGGGGCGATCCTGCGCCAGGGCGCTCTCAACGTGGGCGAGGCCCTGTCCATCGCCATCCAGATCGCCGGGGCCGTTGAGACGGCGCACCGTGCCGGGATCGTTCACCGGGATATCAAGCCCGCCAACATCCTGTTCACCACCTATCGCCGCCCCGTGCTCTCGGACTTCGGCATCTCAGCGATGAGCGGCCCGGAGGGCTCCGAGGAGCTGCGGGGCATGAGCGTGCCCTGGGCCCCGCCCGAGCAGCTGGTGGGGATGCGCTCGGCCAACCCCGCCTCCGACGTCTACTCCCTGGGCGCCACCACCTTCGCCATGCTCACCGGCCGCAGCCCCTTCGAGGTTGATGGGGCGCCCGATGTCTACGAGCTCTCCCGCAGGATCGTCAAGGATCCGCTGCCGCCCCTGGGGCGCCAGGACGCTCCCCCCTCCCTGCACCGGGTCCTGTCCGTGGCCATGGACAAGAACCCCGAGTCCCGCTACCCCACCGCCCTGGCCTTCGCCCGTGCGCTCCAACAGGTCCAGGCCGAGCTCGACCTGCCCATCACCACCGTCGACCTCTTCCATGAGGCCGAGGCCACGACGGCCCGTCCCCAGCGGCCCGAGGAGGAGGACGAGGCCACCCACATGGGGGTGTTCTCCCGCGTGGAGATCACCAGCGACGGCATGGCCATGCGGGTGGATGACAGCCCCGGCCCCCAGCTCCCGCGCCCCATCGGCTACGACGAGGAGTCAGAGGAGGAGGCCGCCCCGGCGCGCGAGAGCCGCTGGCGACTGGTGGTCGCCATCGTGGCCGGCCTGGTCCTGGTCGCCCTGGTCATCGGGGCCATCGTCGTCGCCCAGCAGCGGGAGAGCGCGGGGGGCAACTCGACCTTCCAGACCATCGCACCGCCCAAGGTCAGCCCTGTCGAGGCGGCGGTGGAGCCCCCCACTAATCTGCGCGGCGAGGTGGAGGAGGATGGCTCCGTGGTCTTCACCTGGGATGCTCCCAGCCCCGAGTGGAAGGGCAGCTATCTCTACCGGGAGGTGGTTCCCGGTGAGAAGACGGATGTCGAGCCCACCAAGACCACGACGGCCTCCATCCCGGCCCGCTCCGGGCGGACCTGCCTGGAGGTCTCCGCCGTGCGCGACGACGGCAAGTCCTCGCCCTCGGTGACCGCCTGCATCGACACCCCCTGA
- a CDS encoding FHA domain-containing protein translates to MTNNSKNVVWWAEGSWSGVITDRAVMLLPPDVPQDLTERLWWLLRSEEGSLTHALDELVMGMGGRLGAIPDFLLAVTTPDDVFHMALRGEAKVEVDGHPVDATGITTWFETTFTAPTSVVAHTSQKTTALLRPATDAIVGTSRLVIKGGRSKTEDGEEDDPDRAGALAPVADLGVESDAATDDADVEPGPQDQDAPQAEASDDAPSSAAATPELDDVPALSGQAPLGQDESVSPLYPDFLEEGLVEAAQADEADEAVTTDEALERALIEDAAAEAEEAVEAVEAEAPSTEDADQPVEAVEPPAEAAVLAAAAQAGGPLEDGPFDRVADPILGEELEVRLPAEVEDSVSREAQAVEEAPSVPLPDFLVESPEQPALDLLDEGPQGPAGLVEAPDAEALSDDAVEAGRTVEAGFDMPEPAAAPMISDPEALALDAGLPGQDVADGLIAPPPPPGVEDEAALAEALRLSAEDRPGDHDGRTIASLPDDLSEELRAELLSQGVSTGDSEQASVTPPAGGAGGSAEHGERGEAEAPASSVLLQEAPRFGDHDGHTVAGLPEDLVGQLVSLIGGDEKEAEQEALPLVSPAEPEAVRVVLSAVCGQGHPNPTNYTTCRECGAELNRPAKSVACPPLGRMVTSAGESVALSQPVLVGRGPVADSVSSVADVPVLPLQIPSPNQLVSRNHILIELDAWSVLAQDLGNCNGTILNREGEASVRLAASNPVLLRSGDVLDLGDGQTLTFENLP, encoded by the coding sequence ATGACCAATAACTCGAAGAATGTTGTCTGGTGGGCCGAGGGCTCGTGGAGCGGTGTGATCACCGATCGTGCGGTGATGCTGCTGCCCCCCGATGTCCCCCAGGACCTCACGGAGCGCCTGTGGTGGCTGCTGCGCAGCGAGGAGGGATCCCTGACCCACGCCCTCGATGAGCTGGTGATGGGCATGGGCGGTCGTCTGGGTGCGATCCCGGACTTCCTCCTGGCCGTGACCACGCCCGACGACGTCTTCCACATGGCGCTGCGCGGCGAGGCCAAGGTGGAGGTGGACGGTCACCCCGTCGACGCCACCGGCATCACCACCTGGTTCGAGACGACATTCACCGCCCCCACCTCCGTGGTGGCGCACACGTCTCAGAAGACGACGGCCCTCCTGCGCCCGGCCACCGACGCCATCGTGGGAACCAGCCGCCTGGTCATCAAGGGCGGGCGCTCCAAGACCGAGGACGGTGAGGAGGACGACCCTGATCGAGCAGGTGCCCTCGCACCAGTAGCCGATCTCGGCGTCGAGTCCGACGCCGCCACCGATGATGCTGATGTTGAGCCGGGTCCCCAGGACCAGGATGCACCGCAGGCCGAGGCCTCCGATGATGCTCCTTCCAGTGCCGCCGCGACCCCTGAGCTCGACGACGTCCCCGCCCTGAGCGGGCAGGCCCCTCTGGGGCAGGATGAGAGCGTCTCGCCTCTCTACCCGGACTTCCTGGAGGAGGGCCTTGTCGAGGCCGCGCAGGCCGATGAGGCCGACGAGGCCGTCACGACGGACGAGGCCCTGGAGCGGGCCCTGATCGAGGACGCCGCCGCCGAGGCTGAGGAGGCCGTGGAGGCCGTGGAGGCTGAGGCTCCGTCCACTGAGGACGCCGACCAGCCGGTCGAGGCCGTCGAGCCGCCTGCTGAGGCCGCGGTGCTCGCCGCTGCCGCGCAGGCCGGCGGGCCGCTGGAGGACGGGCCCTTCGACCGGGTCGCCGATCCGATCCTGGGCGAGGAGCTGGAGGTCCGGCTGCCCGCCGAGGTGGAGGACTCCGTCTCCCGCGAGGCGCAGGCCGTGGAGGAGGCGCCCTCGGTGCCGCTTCCCGACTTCCTCGTCGAGTCGCCCGAGCAACCGGCCCTCGACCTGCTCGACGAGGGCCCGCAGGGCCCGGCCGGGCTTGTCGAGGCGCCTGACGCCGAGGCGCTCTCGGACGATGCCGTTGAGGCGGGCCGGACGGTCGAGGCCGGTTTCGACATGCCCGAGCCGGCGGCCGCCCCCATGATCTCCGACCCGGAGGCGCTCGCCCTGGATGCGGGGCTGCCGGGGCAGGATGTGGCCGATGGCCTCATCGCCCCGCCCCCTCCTCCCGGCGTGGAGGACGAGGCCGCCCTGGCCGAGGCCCTGAGGCTCAGCGCTGAGGACCGGCCCGGGGATCATGACGGGCGCACCATCGCGAGCCTGCCCGACGACCTGTCCGAGGAGCTGCGCGCTGAGCTGCTGAGCCAGGGCGTCTCCACTGGGGACTCCGAGCAGGCCTCGGTGACCCCGCCCGCGGGCGGTGCCGGCGGGAGCGCAGAGCATGGAGAGCGCGGAGAGGCGGAGGCCCCGGCCTCCTCAGTGCTTCTCCAGGAGGCGCCCCGATTCGGCGACCATGACGGGCACACCGTCGCGGGTCTGCCCGAGGATCTGGTGGGTCAGCTCGTTAGCCTCATCGGCGGCGATGAGAAGGAGGCGGAGCAGGAGGCTCTTCCCCTGGTCTCGCCCGCCGAGCCGGAGGCCGTGCGCGTGGTGCTCTCCGCGGTCTGCGGCCAGGGCCACCCCAACCCCACCAATTACACCACCTGCCGTGAGTGCGGGGCCGAGCTCAACCGCCCGGCCAAGTCGGTGGCCTGCCCGCCTCTGGGGCGGATGGTCACCTCGGCGGGGGAGTCGGTGGCACTGAGCCAGCCCGTGCTGGTGGGGCGGGGCCCGGTGGCGGACTCCGTCTCCTCGGTGGCCGACGTCCCGGTGCTTCCGCTGCAGATCCCCAGCCCCAACCAGCTGGTCTCACGCAATCACATCCTCATCGAGCTCGATGCGTGGAGCGTGCTGGCCCAGGACCTGGGCAACTGCAACGGAACCATTCTCAACCGCGAGGGAGAGGCCTCGGTGCGCCTGGCCGCCTCCAACCCCGTGCTCCTGCGCAGCGGTGATGTGCTGGATCTCGGCGACGGTCAGACCCTCACCTTTGAGAATCTGCCTTGA
- a CDS encoding FHA domain-containing protein, which translates to MDLLLILAVFTLLIGRGVMWALGACALLIAVMTLMMALTGASPGGLVSGVRMRRVVDPGGPPGWSAVVYVAFLLLAALPTAGIGALVLMWRSLSGGEHRSWFDRMAGTVMLSSRRTSRALCSLVFEGAVIPVTGPLVLGRRPTAIKSHPEAHLVTVLEGEDSVSKTHALVLPAPDGVYVTDLGSTNGTHIEVDEGVRRLAPGQQGHVGRGRQAYLGDGVCVVR; encoded by the coding sequence GTGGATCTCTTGCTGATTCTTGCAGTTTTCACGCTCCTCATCGGCAGGGGCGTCATGTGGGCGCTGGGCGCCTGCGCGCTGCTCATCGCTGTGATGACTCTCATGATGGCGCTGACGGGCGCCTCGCCCGGCGGGCTGGTCAGCGGGGTGCGCATGCGGCGGGTGGTCGACCCCGGAGGCCCCCCGGGATGGTCCGCGGTGGTCTATGTGGCCTTCCTCCTGCTGGCGGCTCTGCCGACGGCGGGCATCGGCGCCCTGGTCCTCATGTGGCGCAGCCTGAGCGGGGGCGAGCATCGCTCCTGGTTCGATCGCATGGCCGGAACGGTCATGCTCTCCTCGCGCCGGACCTCGCGCGCCCTGTGCTCCCTGGTCTTCGAGGGCGCAGTGATACCTGTCACGGGCCCGCTGGTTCTGGGCCGCAGGCCCACGGCGATTAAATCCCACCCCGAGGCTCATCTCGTGACCGTGCTGGAGGGTGAGGACTCGGTATCCAAGACCCATGCCCTGGTGCTCCCCGCGCCAGATGGGGTCTACGTCACGGATCTTGGCTCGACCAATGGGACTCATATCGAGGTCGACGAGGGTGTTCGTCGTCTCGCTCCCGGCCAGCAGGGTCACGTGGGCCGGGGGAGGCAGGCATACTTGGGTGACGGAGTATGTGTCGTCCGTTGA
- a CDS encoding ABC-F family ATP-binding cassette domain-containing protein codes for MAHLLGVEGLRLVVGSRILLDGVTLGIEDGTRVGVLGPNGAGKSTLLSALSGQREPDGGRVTRTGGVRLAMLGQGDDLVAGTTVRSAVHGEVPEHEWASDAAVRDIHAGLLADLDLRADVATLSGGQRRRVALASVLTAPADVVILDEPTNHLDVEGVDWLARHLHERFAGRRAGALVTVTHDRWFLDAICTHVWEVVPGADPGGGRAQVPGGIETYDGGYAAYVLARAERARQAAAAAAKRENLLRKELAWLRRGAPARTSKPRFRIEAAEALIADVPPPRDTVELMAMATARLGKRVIDLEDVAVRYPDGAGPQQRTVLERVTWRLAPGERVGIVGVNGAGKTTLLRLLAGTQEPSSGRVVRGKTVAVATLSQSTHELDELADLRVVEAVSMVGERVVVGGKELTAAQLVERLGFTRQRAWTRVGEISGGERRRLQLLRLLMTEPNVLLLDEPTNDLDTDTLAAVEDILDSFPGTLVVVSHDRYLLERVTDHQMALLGDGALRALPGGVEQYLELRRQGLGGQAPTPSRRSGQGSGARGASRPASPARPDGARMREATKGLARIERRLDRAAAAVEALHARLEEVSADPARLGELAELGRELATAQAEHARIEEQWLAAAEEVESLGLGA; via the coding sequence ATGGCGCATCTGCTGGGGGTCGAGGGGCTGCGCCTCGTCGTCGGCTCGCGGATCCTGCTCGACGGCGTGACCCTGGGCATTGAGGACGGCACCAGGGTGGGGGTCCTGGGACCCAATGGGGCCGGGAAGTCGACTCTCCTGTCCGCCCTGTCCGGCCAGCGCGAGCCCGACGGCGGTCGCGTCACGCGCACCGGCGGGGTGAGACTGGCCATGCTCGGCCAGGGCGATGACCTCGTGGCCGGGACCACGGTGCGCAGCGCCGTTCACGGCGAGGTCCCCGAGCATGAGTGGGCCTCGGATGCCGCGGTGCGCGATATCCACGCGGGCCTCCTGGCCGATCTGGACCTGCGGGCCGATGTCGCCACCCTGTCCGGTGGCCAGCGCCGGCGCGTCGCCCTGGCCTCCGTGCTGACCGCGCCGGCCGACGTCGTCATCCTGGACGAGCCCACCAACCATCTGGATGTTGAGGGCGTGGACTGGCTGGCCCGCCACCTCCATGAGCGCTTCGCCGGAAGGCGCGCGGGCGCCCTGGTCACCGTCACCCACGACCGCTGGTTCCTCGACGCGATCTGCACCCATGTGTGGGAGGTCGTGCCCGGCGCCGACCCGGGCGGGGGCCGCGCCCAGGTCCCCGGCGGCATCGAGACCTACGACGGCGGCTATGCCGCCTACGTCCTGGCCCGCGCCGAGCGCGCCCGCCAGGCAGCGGCGGCGGCCGCCAAGCGGGAGAACCTGCTGCGCAAGGAGCTGGCCTGGCTGCGCCGGGGAGCCCCGGCCCGCACCTCCAAGCCGCGCTTCCGCATCGAGGCCGCCGAGGCCCTCATCGCCGATGTCCCCCCGCCGCGTGACACGGTCGAGCTCATGGCCATGGCCACGGCCCGCCTGGGCAAGCGCGTCATCGACCTGGAGGATGTGGCCGTGCGCTACCCGGACGGCGCGGGCCCCCAGCAGCGCACGGTCCTGGAGCGGGTGACCTGGCGACTGGCGCCCGGGGAGCGGGTGGGCATCGTCGGCGTCAACGGCGCGGGCAAGACCACCCTGCTGCGCCTGCTGGCCGGCACCCAGGAGCCGAGCTCTGGCCGCGTGGTGCGCGGCAAGACCGTGGCGGTGGCCACCCTGTCCCAGTCCACCCATGAGCTCGATGAGCTGGCCGACCTGCGCGTGGTGGAGGCGGTCTCCATGGTGGGGGAGCGGGTCGTGGTGGGCGGCAAGGAGCTGACGGCCGCCCAGCTCGTCGAGCGCCTGGGCTTCACCCGTCAGCGGGCCTGGACCCGCGTGGGTGAGATCTCCGGCGGTGAGAGGCGCCGCCTTCAGCTGCTGCGCCTGCTCATGACCGAGCCCAATGTGCTGCTGCTCGATGAGCCCACCAACGACCTGGACACCGACACCCTGGCGGCGGTGGAGGACATCCTGGACTCCTTCCCCGGAACCCTGGTGGTGGTCTCCCACGACCGCTACCTGCTGGAGCGGGTGACCGACCACCAGATGGCCCTGCTGGGGGACGGGGCCCTGCGGGCCCTGCCCGGCGGTGTGGAGCAGTACCTGGAGCTGCGCCGCCAGGGGCTGGGCGGCCAGGCCCCGACGCCCTCGAGGCGGTCGGGCCAGGGCTCTGGCGCGCGCGGAGCATCGCGGCCCGCCTCCCCGGCGCGTCCCGACGGGGCGCGGATGCGAGAGGCGACCAAGGGCCTGGCGCGCATTGAGAGGCGCCTGGATCGGGCCGCCGCGGCGGTTGAGGCCCTTCACGCCCGCCTGGAGGAGGTCTCAGCCGATCCCGCGCGCCTGGGCGAGCTCGCCGAGCTGGGCCGCGAGCTGGCCACCGCTCAGGCCGAGCACGCCCGGATCGAGGAGCAGTGGCTGGCGGCAGCCGAGGAGGTCGAGTCGCTGGGCCTGGGGGCCTAG